ACCGCACGGCCGTCGGCTACCGCCTGCCGGTGGTGGAGTTGCTGCGCACCGGCGAGGAGGAGCGGGCCGTCGGCCACCTCGGTCCCGACCTGCTCGGCCCAGACTGGGACCCGGAGCGCGCCCTGGCCAACCTCCTCGCGGATCCCGCCCGTCCCCTCGGCGAGGCCCTGCTCGACCAGCGCGTCTTCGCCGGGATCGGCAACGTCTACAAGAGCGAGCTGTGCTTCCTGCTCGGTGTGACCCCCTGGCTGCCGGTCGGGGCGCTGCCCGCGGACCGCGCCGCGAACCTGCTCGCCCTGGCCAAGAAGCTGCTGGAGGCGAACCGCGAACGCCCGGTCCGGCAGACCACCACCGGCCTGCACCGGCAGAACCTGTTCGTCTACGGCTGCGCGTCCCGGCCCTGTCTGCGCTGCGGCACGCCCGTCCGCGTCACCGACCAGGGTGACGGCACACGGGAACGCCCCACCTACTGGTGTCCCACCTGCCAGCCGGGCCCCGCACCCGCGCCCGGAACGGCACAGAACCGGCGCCACCGCCATCCCCGCCCGGGCAGGTGACGCCCGGCACCGGGCACCGGCCCGCCCCGCCGCACGGCGCCGGGGAGTCGCAGGACGCCGGGCGAACCGGCGCTCACAGCCTGGCGGACTCCTCGCCCGCACGGGGCTCCGCCGCCGCACGGGCGGCCTGCCCCGCCCGCCAGGCGGCCGGCCACCGCCCCACCCCGAGGGCGCCCACGGCCCGCCGCTCGGGCACGCAGTGCACCGGCAGCACGCTCAGCCCCCACCCCCCGGCCGCGACGGCCCCTTCGAGAACGCCCGCTCCCTCCCCGAGGACGATCCGCAGCACGGCCCACCACCACGCGGCTCCCAGCGCCAGCACGACTCCCCAGCACATCGCCCGCCTCACCATGGCGCCACCTCCGGCCGGACGCTAGAACCGCTGCCTGCACGCAGGGGAGGGCGCACCGGCGGGTCACCGGTGCAGCGCCGGTGCCACGGGACAGGGCCCGTCCGGAATCCGGGGCCCGGGCCGGGGGCCGACGGCGCGGCCCCGGGAGCGGCGGGCCGCAGGACGGCCCCCGCGGGGGAGGGCGGCCCGGCACCGGGCGGGCGCCCGGGGTCCACGCGCTACGCGTTCTCCGCCTGGAACATCCAATGGTGCTTCTCGAGGTCCGCGGTGATGCCGATGAAGATGTCCTGGGAGACGGGGTCCGCCTCCGCGGTGCCCTCGACCCGGCCGCGCATCCGGGTGATCACCGCGCCGAGGGCGGCCACCATGGTCCCGACGGCGTCCGTGTCCTTGATCCAGCCGGCCGGGGTGGTCCCCAGGCCGCTGCCGGAAGCCACGGTGGCCGCACGGCCGTCCGGCGGGACGCCGAGCGTGGAGGCCCGCTCGGCCACCGTGTCGGAGTGGGTGCGGGCGGAGGTGACGACATCGTCCAGCTGGAGGTGTATGGACCGGAAGCGCGGTCCGACGATGTTCCAGTGGATCTGCTTGGCGACCAGCGAGAGGTCCACCAGATCCAGCAGGGCGCCCTGCAGCGCCTCGGCCACGGTCTTCAGGTCGTCGTCGGGCAGGGAGCTCTTCACGACGTACATCCGTTTCCTCCGATGCTGGGCGCC
This is a stretch of genomic DNA from Streptomyces sp. TG1A-8. It encodes these proteins:
- a CDS encoding DNA-formamidopyrimidine glycosylase family protein yields the protein MPEGDTVWQAARRLHEALAGEVLTRSDFRVPRYATVDLTGRTVVDTISRGKHLLTRVEGGLTLHTHLRMEGAWKVFGTDERWRGGPGHQIRAVLGTADRTAVGYRLPVVELLRTGEEERAVGHLGPDLLGPDWDPERALANLLADPARPLGEALLDQRVFAGIGNVYKSELCFLLGVTPWLPVGALPADRAANLLALAKKLLEANRERPVRQTTTGLHRQNLFVYGCASRPCLRCGTPVRVTDQGDGTRERPTYWCPTCQPGPAPAPGTAQNRRHRHPRPGR
- a CDS encoding Dps family protein, encoding MYVVKSSLPDDDLKTVAEALQGALLDLVDLSLVAKQIHWNIVGPRFRSIHLQLDDVVTSARTHSDTVAERASTLGVPPDGRAATVASGSGLGTTPAGWIKDTDAVGTMVAALGAVITRMRGRVEGTAEADPVSQDIFIGITADLEKHHWMFQAENA